One segment of Sphingobacteriales bacterium DNA contains the following:
- the metH gene encoding methionine synthase has protein sequence MLLKEILRQRILVLDGAMGTMIQRYGLQEADFRGERFAQHSKDLKGNNDLLSLTRPDIIAAIHNEYLAAGADIIETNTFSGTRIAMADYAMEDAVYDINFHSARIAKECALAFTQQNPHKPRFVAGAIGPTNRTASISPDVNRPGFRAVTFDELRHAYYEQACALLDGGVDILLIETVFDTLNCKAALFAAGEALRHKNSTVPIMVSGTITDASGRTLSGQTIEAFYYSVQHANLLSIGINCALGASDMRPYLQSLSKIADCYISCYPNAGLPNAFGGYDETPAHMCGIIEEFGESGFLNIVGGCCGTTPDHIAHIAEHVRHLPPRSIPKVAPYLHLSGLEALTLTPQTNFVNIGERTNVTGSRQFAKLIKEDKYEEALVVARQQVEGGAQVIDINMDEAMLDSEQAMVTFLNLIASEPDICKLPIMLDSSKWSVIEAGLKCLQGKGIINSISLKEGEALFIEHATKARQYGAAVVVMAFDEQGQADTVARKVAICERSYKILTEQIGFPPQDIIFDPNIFAVATGIEEHNPYALHFIEATRLIKEKMPLCKVSGGVSNVSFSFRGNDIVREAMHSAFLYYAIKAGMDMGIVNAGMIAVYDEIPKELLERVEDVILNRRPDATERLVEFADTVKGQGKKRETDLSWRKGNVAERLKYALVNGIVDFIEEDTEAARQQYEKPLHIIEGPLMDGMNVVGDLFGSGKMFLPQVVKSARVMKKSVAYLQPYLEQEKNSGNSTAGKVLLATVKGDVHDIGKNIVGVVLACNNYEVVDLGVMVPLQKILDAAEREKVNVIGLSGLITPSLDEMVDVAKEMQRRQLHIPLLIGGATTSKTHTAVKIAPQYSAPVIHVLDASRSVPVVSNLLNNDPVFLKDIAADYERIRVQQSDKQAFKQYLSLEEARRNKWACDWQQQSIIAPAALGIQVLNNYDLAELAAYIDWTPFFASWQLFGKYPAILDDAVVGAEATRLLGDAKKMLQRIMDEKWLQANGVVGIFPANRVQDDDIEVKKDGQLILLHHLRQQNKKAAGLPNLCLADFIAPADSGRQDYIGAFAVTAGIGIEAHIARFEAAHDDYSAIMLKALADRLAEAFAERLHERVRKEFWGYAAAENWSNEELVQEKYSGIRPAPGYPACPEHSEKRSLFDLLEAEKHTGIQLTENFAMYPTAAVSGWYFAHPESKYFGIGKITQEQVGDYAQRKGISEAQAARWLSPLLAE, from the coding sequence ATGCTCTTAAAAGAAATTTTACGGCAGCGCATCTTGGTATTAGATGGTGCCATGGGTACAATGATACAACGCTACGGCTTGCAGGAAGCTGATTTTCGTGGCGAGCGTTTTGCACAGCACTCCAAAGACCTCAAAGGCAACAACGACCTCCTCTCGCTCACCCGCCCCGACATTATCGCCGCCATTCACAACGAATACCTCGCCGCCGGTGCCGACATCATCGAAACCAACACCTTCAGCGGCACGCGCATCGCTATGGCAGACTACGCTATGGAAGATGCCGTATATGACATCAACTTCCACAGTGCCCGCATTGCCAAAGAATGTGCCCTCGCTTTTACGCAACAAAATCCCCACAAGCCGCGCTTTGTGGCAGGTGCTATCGGACCCACCAACCGCACCGCCTCCATCAGTCCCGATGTGAACCGCCCGGGCTTTCGCGCTGTCACCTTTGATGAGCTGCGCCACGCCTACTACGAGCAAGCCTGTGCCCTCCTCGATGGCGGTGTGGATATTCTCCTCATTGAAACCGTTTTTGACACCCTCAACTGCAAAGCGGCTCTTTTTGCCGCCGGAGAAGCCCTGCGCCACAAAAATAGCACAGTGCCCATTATGGTCAGCGGCACCATTACCGATGCTTCGGGGCGCACCCTTAGCGGGCAAACTATTGAGGCATTTTACTACTCCGTGCAGCACGCTAATTTGTTGAGTATTGGTATCAACTGCGCTTTGGGAGCTTCCGACATGCGCCCCTATTTGCAGTCTTTGTCCAAAATCGCCGACTGCTACATCAGTTGCTACCCCAATGCGGGCTTGCCCAATGCCTTCGGCGGCTACGACGAAACGCCCGCCCACATGTGCGGCATCATAGAAGAGTTCGGCGAAAGCGGCTTTTTGAACATCGTGGGCGGCTGCTGTGGCACTACCCCCGACCACATCGCCCATATAGCCGAGCATGTGCGCCACTTGCCGCCGCGCTCTATTCCGAAAGTAGCCCCCTATTTGCATTTGAGCGGCTTGGAAGCACTTACGCTTACGCCGCAAACCAATTTTGTAAATATCGGCGAGCGCACCAACGTCACCGGAAGCCGTCAGTTTGCGAAGCTCATCAAAGAAGATAAATACGAAGAAGCCTTAGTAGTAGCACGTCAGCAGGTAGAGGGCGGCGCACAGGTGATAGATATTAATATGGACGAGGCGATGCTCGACAGTGAGCAGGCAATGGTTACTTTCCTCAACCTCATAGCCTCTGAGCCAGATATTTGCAAGCTCCCCATTATGCTGGATTCTTCTAAATGGAGCGTCATTGAGGCGGGCTTAAAATGTTTGCAGGGCAAAGGAATTATCAATTCTATTTCATTAAAAGAAGGCGAAGCCCTTTTTATTGAACACGCTACCAAAGCACGCCAATACGGAGCAGCCGTAGTGGTGATGGCTTTTGATGAGCAAGGACAAGCCGACACCGTAGCCCGCAAAGTGGCAATTTGTGAGCGCAGCTACAAAATATTGACCGAGCAAATAGGTTTTCCGCCGCAGGACATCATCTTTGACCCCAATATTTTTGCCGTTGCCACCGGTATTGAAGAACACAACCCTTATGCCCTCCATTTTATAGAAGCCACGCGCCTCATCAAAGAAAAAATGCCCCTGTGTAAAGTGAGCGGCGGCGTGAGCAATGTTTCTTTTTCGTTTCGCGGCAACGATATAGTGCGCGAAGCCATGCACTCGGCATTTTTGTACTACGCCATCAAAGCGGGTATGGATATGGGCATCGTAAATGCCGGAATGATAGCCGTGTATGACGAAATTCCAAAAGAGTTGCTGGAGCGCGTAGAAGATGTGATTCTCAACCGCCGCCCCGATGCTACCGAGCGTTTGGTGGAATTTGCCGATACGGTGAAGGGGCAGGGTAAAAAACGAGAAACCGACCTTTCGTGGCGCAAGGGCAACGTAGCAGAACGCTTGAAATATGCTTTGGTGAATGGTATTGTGGATTTTATTGAAGAAGACACCGAAGCCGCTCGCCAACAGTACGAAAAACCCCTCCACATCATAGAAGGACCGCTTATGGACGGTATGAACGTGGTAGGCGATTTGTTTGGTTCGGGAAAAATGTTTTTGCCACAGGTGGTGAAAAGTGCGCGGGTGATGAAAAAATCAGTGGCTTATCTGCAACCTTATTTGGAGCAGGAAAAAAACAGCGGCAACAGCACTGCCGGCAAAGTATTGCTCGCTACCGTAAAAGGAGATGTACACGACATCGGCAAAAATATAGTGGGCGTGGTGCTCGCTTGCAACAACTACGAAGTAGTGGATTTGGGCGTGATGGTGCCTTTGCAGAAAATTTTAGATGCTGCCGAGCGGGAAAAAGTAAACGTAATTGGTTTGAGTGGATTGATAACCCCCTCCTTAGATGAAATGGTGGACGTAGCCAAAGAAATGCAACGCCGCCAACTCCATATCCCGCTGCTTATCGGCGGTGCTACTACGAGCAAAACACATACCGCCGTAAAAATAGCTCCGCAATACAGCGCACCCGTTATTCATGTATTAGATGCTTCGCGCTCGGTGCCGGTGGTGAGTAATCTGCTCAACAACGATCCGGTTTTTTTGAAAGACATTGCCGCCGACTATGAGCGTATCCGTGTGCAGCAAAGCGATAAACAGGCATTTAAACAATACCTGAGCCTCGAAGAAGCACGCCGCAACAAATGGGCTTGCGACTGGCAACAGCAGTCTATCATCGCCCCTGCCGCCTTGGGCATACAGGTGCTGAACAATTATGATTTGGCAGAACTCGCGGCTTATATCGATTGGACTCCCTTTTTTGCAAGCTGGCAGCTTTTTGGTAAATATCCCGCTATTTTAGATGATGCCGTGGTGGGTGCAGAAGCTACTCGTCTTTTGGGAGATGCCAAAAAGATGCTGCAACGCATCATGGACGAAAAATGGCTGCAAGCCAACGGAGTGGTCGGCATTTTTCCGGCAAATAGGGTGCAAGATGACGATATTGAGGTGAAAAAAGACGGACAACTCATTCTGCTGCATCATTTGCGCCAGCAAAACAAAAAAGCGGCGGGTTTGCCCAATCTGTGCCTCGCCGACTTCATCGCTCCCGCCGATAGCGGCAGGCAGGATTATATCGGTGCTTTCGCTGTAACGGCGGGCATCGGTATTGAAGCGCACATTGCGCGTTTTGAGGCAGCACACGACGATTACAGTGCCATTATGCTCAAAGCCCTCGCCGACCGCCTCGCCGAAGCCTTTGCCGAGCGACTGCACGAGCGGGTACGCAAAGAATTTTGGGGCTATGCCGCCGCCGAAAATTGGAGCAATGAGGAATTGGTACAGGAAAAATACAGTGGTATTCGTCCGGCTCCTGGTTATCCGGCTTGTCCTGAACACAGCGAAAAACGCAGCCTTTTTGATTTATTGGAAGCCGAAAAACACACGGGTATTCAGCTCACCGAAAATTTTGCGATGTATCCCACTGCCGCCGTCAGCGGCTGGTATTTTGCGCACCCCGAATCCAAATACTTTGGCATCGGAAAAATTACGCAGGAGCAGGTTGGCGATTATGCGCAGCGCAAAGGCATCAGCGAGGCACAGGCAGCGCGTTGGTTGTCGCCTTTATTGGCGGAGTAG
- the lipB gene encoding lipoyl(octanoyl) transferase LipB — protein MNAIINKNIQFQDWGLTDYETAWQRQEQLLQEIVAIKTANRLLPPHQQAPTPNYLIFCNHPHVYTLGKSGKMEHLLYGSTELEQRGITFVKSNRGGDITYHGPGQVVGYPILDLENFFTDIHRYMRLLEETIIRTLADYGVQGGRSAKETGVWLDTNTPRARKICAMGVRCSRWITMHGWAFNINTDLAYFGGIVPCGIADKSVASLHHELGSTALQTEPIKQQLKTHFADLFEAQLL, from the coding sequence ATGAACGCAATTATCAACAAAAATATTCAGTTTCAGGATTGGGGTTTGACGGATTATGAAACGGCTTGGCAACGACAGGAGCAACTGTTGCAGGAAATTGTCGCCATTAAAACCGCTAACCGTCTGCTGCCGCCGCACCAACAAGCCCCTACTCCCAATTATCTCATTTTCTGCAACCACCCCCATGTATATACGCTCGGCAAAAGCGGCAAAATGGAGCATCTGCTCTATGGCAGCACCGAATTGGAGCAGCGCGGTATTACCTTCGTAAAAAGCAATCGCGGCGGCGACATCACCTACCACGGACCCGGACAGGTGGTGGGCTACCCGATTTTGGATTTGGAAAACTTTTTTACGGATATTCATCGCTATATGCGGCTGCTGGAAGAAACCATTATCCGCACCCTCGCCGACTATGGTGTGCAGGGCGGGCGCAGTGCCAAAGAAACTGGGGTGTGGTTGGATACCAATACGCCTCGTGCGCGTAAAATATGCGCTATGGGGGTGCGCTGTAGCCGCTGGATAACGATGCACGGTTGGGCTTTCAACATCAACACCGATTTGGCGTATTTCGGCGGTATTGTACCCTGCGGCATCGCCGACAAAAGCGTGGCATCGCTGCACCACGAACTCGGCAGTACGGCACTGCAAACCGAGCCAATAAAACAGCAGCTAAAAACTCATTTCGCCGATTTGTTTGAAGCGCAGTTATTATAA
- a CDS encoding DinB family protein: MHNIWNPQLDQHSQVFVQRFGALNAAQINWKPTPDQWSIAQNIQHLIIINESYYPVLESLHQNRYRVPFWGKIGFLTSWLGKAILSSVQPDRRRKMKTFTIWQPSDSNLPADIVQQFVQHHEQLKKNIAAALPFVEKGAVIASPANRNIVYKLADAFDIITIHEQRHLQQASEILPLIPSVA, encoded by the coding sequence ATGCACAATATTTGGAATCCACAACTTGACCAACATAGTCAGGTTTTTGTACAACGTTTCGGTGCGCTCAATGCCGCCCAAATCAACTGGAAGCCCACCCCCGACCAATGGAGTATTGCACAAAATATTCAACATCTCATCATCATCAATGAAAGCTATTATCCGGTGCTGGAGTCCTTGCATCAAAACCGCTACCGAGTGCCTTTTTGGGGTAAAATCGGCTTCTTGACATCGTGGTTGGGCAAGGCGATTTTGAGTAGTGTGCAGCCCGACCGCCGCCGCAAAATGAAAACTTTTACGATATGGCAGCCTTCCGACAGCAATTTGCCCGCCGACATTGTGCAGCAATTTGTGCAACACCACGAACAGCTCAAAAAAAATATCGCCGCAGCCCTGCCTTTTGTTGAAAAAGGTGCTGTTATTGCTTCGCCTGCTAACCGCAATATTGTGTATAAACTCGCAGATGCCTTTGATATTATCACCATCCACGAACAACGGCACTTGCAGCAAGCCTCAGAAATATTGCCTTTGATACCGTCGGTTGCCTGA
- a CDS encoding tail fiber domain-containing protein, producing MRNILKLFFILAFCGIYLQAQQYNIVVDNDYNYNSDISYGAYITNTKNNTYTTYGIYNYTYNDGSGDSYGIYSRNFSYGTGTPYAGYFTGTYNTNVPTGYGIYASASGATNNWAGYFAGRVGTSGRFIVDSNLDNNKVIIWNDGNPISSTSTNCYSLGVDGGNFKFNVPISSDVFTFNHGDVAGGSLTYIKRLQAGAAGTVGSAAVGVNWISSGSVTYNIDVSGVGYITNGVWTASDRNFKKDIKKYSSALETISKLQAYTYQYDRSKAPEYNFDEREHIGYLAQDLQKVVPQAVMEDGKGKGFLAVNYDMLIPVISEAVKELASERDATKAENSELKDKISALESEMTELRAMVQKMNAAMQNCCLSDKTETGSLINSNGNYSNAARLEQNAPNPFYNKTIIQHYVPEEAGNAQLQITALDGKVVKSINLNKGFSTTTISGSELVAGTYFYTLIIDGSNAATKEMILTK from the coding sequence ATGAGAAACATTTTAAAACTATTTTTTATTCTCGCTTTTTGTGGAATTTATCTGCAGGCGCAACAATACAACATTGTTGTGGATAATGATTACAATTACAACTCAGACATCAGCTACGGTGCCTATATCACTAATACCAAAAATAATACCTACACTACCTACGGCATATATAATTACACATATAATGACGGATCTGGGGATTCTTACGGTATTTACAGCCGCAACTTCTCTTACGGCACTGGCACACCCTATGCAGGGTATTTTACGGGTACTTATAATACCAACGTGCCAACAGGCTATGGTATTTATGCCTCTGCCTCAGGAGCAACTAATAACTGGGCAGGTTATTTTGCAGGCAGGGTGGGTACTTCGGGGCGTTTTATTGTGGATTCAAATTTGGATAACAACAAAGTGATTATTTGGAACGACGGAAACCCTATATCTTCTACCAGCACCAACTGCTATAGCTTGGGCGTAGATGGCGGTAATTTTAAATTTAATGTCCCTATTTCCAGCGATGTATTCACTTTTAACCACGGCGATGTAGCAGGAGGATCACTTACTTATATAAAAAGGTTGCAAGCGGGCGCGGCGGGAACAGTTGGCTCGGCGGCTGTGGGTGTTAATTGGATTAGCTCTGGTTCGGTAACTTACAATATAGATGTAAGCGGTGTCGGTTATATTACAAACGGTGTTTGGACAGCCTCTGACCGCAATTTCAAAAAAGACATCAAAAAGTATAGCAGTGCTTTAGAAACCATCAGCAAACTACAAGCCTACACCTATCAATACGACCGAAGCAAAGCTCCCGAATACAACTTTGACGAGCGCGAACATATCGGTTATTTGGCGCAAGACCTCCAAAAAGTAGTGCCGCAAGCCGTGATGGAAGATGGCAAAGGCAAAGGTTTTTTGGCGGTGAATTACGATATGCTTATTCCTGTAATTTCGGAGGCGGTGAAAGAGTTGGCAAGCGAAAGAGATGCCACCAAAGCTGAAAACAGCGAGTTGAAGGATAAAATAAGCGCGCTTGAAAGTGAAATGACAGAGTTGCGTGCAATGGTGCAAAAAATGAACGCTGCTATGCAAAACTGCTGTCTGAGCGACAAAACCGAAACAGGCTCTTTGATTAACAGCAACGGCAATTACAGCAATGCCGCCCGTTTGGAGCAAAACGCACCCAACCCTTTTTACAACAAAACCATTATTCAGCACTATGTGCCCGAAGAAGCCGGCAATGCACAACTTCAAATTACCGCCCTTGACGGCAAAGTAGTAAAGAGCATCAACCTTAACAAAGGATTTTCTACTACTACCATTAGCGGTAGCGAGTTGGTAGCAGGTACTTATTTTTATACACTCATCATAGATGGCAGCAATGCCGCCACCAAAGAAATGATTTTAACCAAATAA
- a CDS encoding glycoside hydrolase family 9 protein: MTYFAYSWNFADVACSGYTIAANTPVTGTDKITFNNCQNDNEVVVITSNAASHGWNIGVAALNTNQEIWDFVKQYDINGYNPYTPPSCSATPPVVDYDHIRIDQFGYRPNDEKIAVIRQAATGFDAPDSFVPDATYEVRRQSDDAAVFSAAITAWGGGVEHTQSGDYVWWFDFSALTTAGEYYIYDTANNIRSESFWIQDEVYNDIMKEALRVLYYQRCGTPKSEPHVPAHWSDAACHVGSGQDYEALDISNPVPSTAKDVSGGWHDAGDYNKYVPFAYAPVHHLLLAYEQNPTAFGDNNDIPESGNGVPDILDEVKWELDWLLKMQNTGGGSNDGGVHIKVSVDNWQAASPPSADAAAHFYGPIHSASTRTACSMLAHAAVVFASIPSMTQYADTLRNRAIRAWNWTVVNPSIPIYNNAGFQSANPDFFTWNQSEHDYWHQSIKTCAAVYLYAATANTTYRTYFNSNYTALHPYAWTYWYPFEPVFNETMLYYCNLLGATSTVKTNIKNNCITSVSANNADLLPAFVNQTDAYRAYLKDGDYVWGSNTFKGQAAHLFQNMNYYGLDSGNAANYDNAAAGFLHFFHGINPHGYAFLTNMDAFGAEKSVNEIYHSWFGDGTDFDNAQTSLYGPPPAFMPGGINKDYAPDAAFYGAPYNGTVADLTPPLNQPIQKSYRDWNTSYPENSWEITEIAIYTQAAYIKLLSKFIVPSVCLPDYNDGSTVYTGSGSTKIETADYIISAAQVGSSYILTYDAANYIDLAEGFLAEEGCDFHAYIDGCGGAKNGTFNNNDNAQDEALMNINAGNAAAIYPNPFENIFVLQLRQPAVLLQIFDIQGKLILQRNAPQCGERIDAAALSVGLYMAKINFEDGSAYNVKIMKR; the protein is encoded by the coding sequence GTGACCTATTTTGCTTATAGTTGGAATTTTGCCGATGTAGCTTGTAGCGGCTATACCATTGCCGCCAATACGCCTGTCACCGGAACGGATAAAATCACCTTTAACAACTGCCAAAACGACAACGAAGTTGTTGTTATCACTTCCAATGCCGCTTCGCACGGCTGGAATATCGGCGTAGCTGCACTCAATACCAATCAGGAAATCTGGGATTTCGTGAAGCAATACGACATCAACGGCTACAACCCTTATACGCCGCCTTCTTGTAGTGCTACGCCGCCTGTGGTGGATTATGACCATATCCGTATTGACCAGTTTGGCTATCGCCCCAATGACGAGAAAATCGCCGTTATTCGCCAAGCTGCCACAGGTTTTGATGCACCCGACAGTTTTGTACCCGATGCCACTTACGAGGTGCGCCGTCAAAGCGATGATGCGGCGGTGTTTTCGGCGGCTATTACTGCTTGGGGCGGCGGCGTTGAGCACACGCAATCGGGCGATTATGTGTGGTGGTTTGATTTTTCCGCACTCACCACCGCCGGCGAATATTATATCTACGATACCGCCAACAACATACGCTCCGAAAGTTTTTGGATACAAGATGAGGTATATAATGATATAATGAAAGAAGCTCTGCGTGTGCTGTATTATCAACGCTGTGGTACGCCCAAAAGCGAGCCACATGTGCCTGCACATTGGAGCGATGCTGCCTGCCATGTCGGAAGCGGGCAAGATTACGAAGCCTTAGATATAAGCAACCCTGTACCTTCTACTGCCAAAGATGTAAGTGGCGGCTGGCACGATGCCGGCGACTACAATAAATATGTACCTTTTGCTTATGCACCTGTGCATCATTTGCTGCTGGCTTATGAACAGAATCCCACTGCATTTGGCGACAACAATGATATTCCCGAATCGGGCAATGGTGTGCCTGATATTTTAGATGAAGTAAAATGGGAATTGGACTGGCTGTTGAAAATGCAAAATACAGGTGGTGGCAGCAATGATGGCGGCGTACATATTAAAGTGTCGGTAGATAATTGGCAAGCCGCTTCGCCGCCGAGTGCCGATGCAGCTGCACATTTTTATGGACCGATTCATTCTGCTTCTACGCGCACCGCTTGCAGTATGCTCGCGCACGCTGCCGTAGTGTTTGCAAGCATTCCTTCTATGACGCAATACGCCGACACTCTCCGTAATCGGGCTATTCGCGCTTGGAACTGGACGGTCGTTAATCCTTCAATACCTATTTACAACAATGCGGGTTTTCAAAGTGCCAACCCTGATTTTTTTACTTGGAATCAAAGTGAACACGATTATTGGCATCAATCCATAAAAACCTGTGCAGCAGTATATTTGTACGCTGCTACTGCCAATACTACTTATCGCACATATTTCAACAGTAACTATACGGCATTGCACCCCTACGCTTGGACCTATTGGTATCCTTTTGAGCCTGTTTTTAATGAAACAATGCTGTATTATTGTAATTTATTGGGAGCAACGAGTACTGTAAAAACCAATATTAAAAACAATTGTATCACTTCGGTGAGTGCCAACAATGCTGATTTGCTGCCCGCTTTTGTCAATCAAACAGATGCTTATCGCGCCTATCTCAAAGACGGCGACTATGTGTGGGGCAGTAATACGTTTAAAGGTCAGGCGGCGCATTTGTTTCAAAATATGAATTATTATGGTTTGGATAGCGGAAATGCTGCAAATTATGATAATGCGGCTGCCGGATTTTTGCATTTCTTCCATGGTATCAATCCGCACGGCTACGCATTTTTGACGAATATGGACGCTTTCGGGGCAGAAAAATCGGTGAATGAAATTTATCACAGTTGGTTTGGCGACGGCACTGATTTTGATAATGCACAAACTTCTTTGTACGGACCGCCGCCTGCTTTTATGCCCGGCGGCATTAATAAAGATTATGCACCCGATGCTGCTTTTTATGGTGCGCCCTACAACGGAACTGTCGCCGACCTCACGCCGCCTTTGAACCAGCCTATACAAAAAAGCTATCGCGATTGGAACACCAGCTATCCCGAAAATTCGTGGGAAATTACTGAAATAGCAATTTATACACAGGCAGCGTATATCAAATTGTTGTCAAAATTCATAGTGCCTTCTGTTTGCTTGCCCGACTACAACGATGGCAGCACTGTTTATACCGGCAGCGGCAGCACCAAAATTGAAACCGCCGACTACATTATTTCGGCGGCGCAAGTGGGCAGCAGCTACATACTTACTTACGATGCCGCTAATTATATTGATTTGGCAGAGGGATTTTTGGCAGAGGAAGGTTGCGATTTTCATGCTTATATAGACGGTTGCGGCGGTGCTAAAAACGGCACTTTTAATAATAATGATAATGCCCAAGACGAAGCCTTAATGAATATAAATGCCGGAAATGCCGCCGCTATTTATCCCAATCCTTTTGAAAATATTTTTGTGCTGCAACTTCGCCAACCTGCTGTTTTGTTGCAGATTTTTGATATACAAGGAAAATTGATACTTCAACGCAATGCACCCCAATGCGGGGAGCGTATAGATGCTGCCGCTTTGAGTGTCGGTTTGTATATGGCAAAAATAAATTTTGAAGATGGCTCTGCATATAATGTAAAAATAATGAAACGCTGA
- a CDS encoding lipocalin family protein codes for MKKNLFLLLLLVLVSVAACKKDDDKSRTEMLTGTWKMTASTVSPGIVIGGTTVTDIYAQNDACSKDDLMIFKSDKTFTFEEGATKCDDTDPQVIDSGTWTFNATETVISTNSTTWGIAEATIIELSDSKLVTSSIYNDNGINYTYTDTYQKQ; via the coding sequence ATGAAAAAAAACCTGTTTCTTTTATTATTATTGGTTCTTGTATCGGTAGCGGCTTGCAAAAAAGATGACGATAAATCTCGTACAGAAATGCTTACCGGCACTTGGAAAATGACCGCTTCTACCGTGAGTCCGGGTATTGTTATTGGTGGTACTACTGTTACTGATATCTATGCGCAAAACGATGCCTGCTCCAAAGATGATTTAATGATTTTTAAATCCGACAAAACATTTACTTTTGAAGAAGGTGCTACCAAATGCGATGACACCGACCCGCAGGTAATTGATAGCGGAACGTGGACATTCAATGCCACTGAAACGGTTATTTCTACTAATAGCACAACTTGGGGAATTGCCGAAGCAACTATCATCGAACTCAGCGACAGTAAGTTGGTAACTTCTTCTATTTATAACGATAACGGTATTAACTATACTTATACCGACACTTACCAAAAACAATAA
- a CDS encoding gliding motility-associated C-terminal domain-containing protein, translated as MRSILFFIVINIFFTSPTEAQQTCHIDDNIPTNYLVDTACVGDTILFEYLYDETLIINPTFNWSGLLSCLPELISMSSDSSTIVVMATQPYDYLNATAQGCYGILAIPTVDTLCAVFPVIRVILCPPESGFIAMDRQLCSGECVEFVAQSLHAPEVFYWEFEGGNPSFFVGREPPPICYEQSGSYGVSLAVGNGAGGDTMYMADYIEVLETPAIAQADTLYVTVAQGDAITLASCGIAAYNAWYQEPQEALLCENCDVFSWQVYQNTLLRCDIYDDSLCRSSCYYALQLAEVLDACDVPTGFSPNGDGMNDTFYAMCRFANVIRLKIYDRWGKLVYAGVGNTAVWRGNYESGEAAEMGVYSWVLEYEQVSDNAIKTKAGAVTLIR; from the coding sequence ATGAGAAGTATTTTATTCTTTATTGTAATAAATATTTTTTTTACCTCACCTACAGAAGCGCAACAAACTTGTCATATAGATGATAACATTCCAACAAACTACTTGGTAGATACTGCTTGTGTAGGCGATACTATTCTATTTGAGTATCTTTATGATGAGACATTGATTATTAACCCTACTTTTAATTGGTCAGGGTTGTTAAGTTGTCTTCCAGAATTAATAAGCATGTCCTCAGATTCTTCCACTATTGTTGTAATGGCTACTCAGCCATACGACTACTTAAATGCTACGGCTCAGGGTTGTTATGGTATATTGGCTATACCTACCGTGGATACTCTTTGTGCCGTATTTCCTGTTATTAGAGTCATTCTCTGCCCCCCAGAAAGTGGCTTTATAGCTATGGACAGGCAGCTATGCAGTGGTGAATGTGTGGAGTTTGTGGCTCAAAGTTTGCACGCACCCGAAGTGTTTTATTGGGAGTTTGAGGGCGGCAATCCTTCGTTTTTCGTAGGTCGTGAGCCACCGCCCATTTGCTACGAGCAGTCGGGGAGCTATGGAGTTTCGTTGGCGGTGGGCAATGGTGCGGGTGGTGATACGATGTATATGGCAGATTATATCGAGGTATTGGAAACACCTGCCATCGCACAAGCGGATACCCTTTATGTTACCGTGGCACAAGGCGATGCTATTACCTTAGCAAGTTGTGGTATTGCTGCTTACAACGCTTGGTATCAGGAGCCGCAGGAAGCCTTGCTGTGCGAAAACTGTGATGTTTTTTCGTGGCAGGTATATCAAAACACCTTATTGCGCTGCGATATTTATGATGACAGCCTTTGCAGGTCATCTTGTTATTATGCACTTCAGTTAGCGGAGGTATTAGATGCCTGTGATGTGCCTACCGGTTTTTCGCCCAATGGAGATGGTATGAACGATACTTTTTATGCTATGTGTCGTTTTGCAAATGTAATCCGCCTGAAGATATACGACCGTTGGGGTAAACTTGTATATGCGGGAGTAGGGAATACTGCTGTATGGCGTGGCAATTATGAAAGTGGCGAAGCGGCAGAAATGGGCGTGTATAGCTGGGTATTGGAATATGAGCAGGTATCGGACAATGCCATCAAAACCAAAGCGGGAGCGGTGACATTGATACGATGA